In a genomic window of Streptomyces sp. NBC_01231:
- a CDS encoding NUDIX domain-containing protein gives MGRIDYLHDPDAPPANSVVPSVVAFVQNDAGQVLMIQRSDNGRWALPGGGHDVGESISETVVREVWEETGIEAEVVDVSGIYTDPGHVMQYDDGEVRQQFSICFRARPVGGEVRTSNETTQVRWVAPSDLSKLDVHPTMRLRIEHAMDRARPVPYIG, from the coding sequence ATGGGACGCATCGACTACCTGCACGACCCGGATGCTCCGCCGGCCAACTCGGTTGTGCCATCCGTCGTGGCGTTCGTGCAGAACGATGCGGGTCAGGTACTGATGATCCAGCGCTCAGACAACGGACGCTGGGCCCTTCCCGGCGGTGGTCACGACGTAGGCGAGTCGATCAGTGAGACCGTGGTGCGCGAAGTGTGGGAAGAGACTGGCATCGAGGCGGAAGTCGTCGACGTGTCCGGGATCTACACCGACCCCGGACACGTGATGCAGTACGACGACGGTGAGGTCCGGCAGCAGTTCAGCATCTGCTTCCGCGCGCGGCCGGTCGGCGGCGAGGTGCGTACGAGCAATGAGACGACACAGGTCCGATGGGTCGCCCCATCGGACCTGTCTAAGTTGGATGTCCACCCCACCATGCGTCTTCGGATCGAGCACGCAATGGACCGGGCCCGGCCAGTTCCTTACATCGGCTGA
- a CDS encoding ArsR family transcriptional regulator, whose product MEISEVTGDQLVRILATLANPHRVRILASLAGGREYVSRLARQLGISRALLQVHLRKLEAAGLVTSTFVLSEDGKAMKFYEIEPFSLHLTPEALVAAAHSITTDSNQGENR is encoded by the coding sequence ATGGAGATTTCCGAAGTGACGGGGGACCAGCTGGTACGGATCCTGGCCACGCTTGCGAACCCACACAGAGTGCGAATTCTCGCCTCCCTCGCCGGTGGACGGGAGTACGTGAGTCGGCTGGCCCGCCAGCTCGGCATCAGTCGGGCACTGCTCCAGGTCCACCTGCGCAAGCTGGAAGCAGCAGGCCTGGTGACCTCGACGTTCGTGCTTTCCGAGGACGGCAAGGCGATGAAGTTCTACGAGATCGAGCCGTTTTCACTGCACTTGACTCCCGAGGCCTTGGTAGCAGCCGCGCACTCGATCACCACAGACTCAAACCAAGGAGAAAATCGATGA
- a CDS encoding DUF4365 domain-containing protein, with protein MSTVRASRKIERAGVNALRSLLEEHDHIVQEIDGGNDHGEDMIVNFTRAGKRTPYWIAIQVKSGKKYKRAHGYAIPVEDHFDDWRQSRIPILGVVYDMKKKELFWVNLTEQLRSVDKSPGWVQVANASPLNSETVDDFYAEVATYAGDERMRIRAATEEEALAEAVRARQGLDPLTAPNPMYEGLADLALRHEERLKAIRRNLIRSLPLQIVIVLMLVAWPYQIRFVEGSSDMSPVLWVSNLYVFLLTMALTIFFEFRAGRVPLETGKWLWMITANFLWLPVMDPDGDPGWWGTFWIWAGVLVPSFGNKLLFISFISFAMDRIRAQRKVGV; from the coding sequence GTGTCAACTGTTCGTGCCAGTCGCAAGATTGAGAGGGCGGGAGTCAACGCCCTGCGTTCACTCCTTGAGGAGCACGACCACATCGTTCAGGAGATCGATGGCGGCAACGATCATGGCGAGGACATGATCGTCAACTTCACCCGCGCTGGTAAGAGAACGCCGTACTGGATTGCCATTCAGGTGAAGAGTGGCAAGAAGTATAAGCGGGCCCATGGGTATGCCATTCCTGTTGAGGACCACTTCGATGATTGGCGGCAGAGTCGCATCCCAATTCTGGGTGTCGTTTACGACATGAAGAAGAAGGAATTATTCTGGGTTAACCTCACTGAACAGTTGAGGTCCGTAGATAAAAGTCCTGGATGGGTCCAAGTAGCAAACGCCTCTCCGCTCAACTCCGAGACAGTCGATGACTTCTATGCAGAAGTGGCTACTTACGCTGGCGACGAGCGAATGCGTATCCGTGCGGCTACTGAAGAAGAAGCGCTAGCCGAGGCGGTTCGTGCTAGGCAGGGGCTAGACCCCTTAACTGCACCCAACCCCATGTATGAAGGGCTAGCGGACTTGGCCCTTCGGCATGAGGAACGCCTCAAGGCGATTCGCCGGAACCTGATAAGGTCACTTCCACTGCAAATCGTGATTGTACTCATGCTGGTGGCATGGCCGTATCAGATTCGCTTCGTTGAGGGTTCCTCAGACATGAGCCCTGTGCTGTGGGTATCCAACCTCTACGTATTCTTGCTTACAATGGCTCTAACCATATTTTTTGAGTTCAGGGCCGGTAGAGTCCCCCTCGAAACCGGGAAGTGGCTGTGGATGATCACAGCCAACTTTCTCTGGCTTCCTGTGATGGATCCTGACGGAGACCCTGGATGGTGGGGAACTTTCTGGATCTGGGCTGGAGTGCTCGTTCCTTCCTTTGGGAACAAGCTGCTGTTTATTTCGTTCATCAGTTTCGCAATGGACCGAATAAGGGCGCAGCGCAAGGTAGGCGTCTAA
- a CDS encoding site-specific integrase: MAENKRTRQPNGASSIYLGKDGKWHGRVTVGVRDDGKPDRRHVERKTKAEVTKAVREMERARDDRKLRKPGKGWTVQSWLEHWVENIAKPYVSENTYDGYEVDVRVHLVPGLGAHKLDRLEPEHLERFYRKMQTSGSSAGTAHHAHRTIRVALGEAVRRGHVVTNAAEIAKAPRLEEEDIEPYTIEEVQSLVVEAAKLRNSARWVVALALGLRQGEALGLHWEDVDLAAGYVRIRKNRLRPKYAHGCGANPCGRKAGYCPNRGQTRREHKSTKSRAGRRTIGLPDPLIKILRQHQEAQERERIAAGADWEGKGYVFASPIGGALSPNTDFHTWKRLLRDAGVRNGRLHDARHTAATVLLILGVPDVVIDSIMGWEPGGAARMRARYMHVTGSMLRKVAQQVGDVLGSRRRPTDSACS; this comes from the coding sequence ATGGCAGAGAACAAGCGCACCCGACAGCCCAACGGGGCCTCATCCATCTACCTCGGCAAGGACGGAAAGTGGCACGGCCGGGTGACCGTCGGCGTCCGCGATGACGGCAAGCCCGACCGCCGTCACGTCGAGCGGAAGACAAAGGCCGAGGTGACCAAGGCGGTCCGCGAGATGGAGCGGGCCCGCGACGACAGGAAGCTTCGGAAGCCGGGCAAGGGCTGGACAGTCCAGAGCTGGCTTGAGCACTGGGTCGAGAACATCGCCAAGCCGTATGTCTCGGAGAACACGTACGACGGGTACGAGGTCGACGTACGCGTTCACCTCGTCCCCGGCCTGGGTGCTCACAAGCTCGACCGCCTGGAGCCGGAGCACCTCGAACGCTTCTACCGGAAGATGCAGACGTCCGGGAGCTCCGCCGGCACCGCCCACCACGCGCACCGCACGATCCGGGTCGCCCTCGGTGAGGCCGTGCGACGCGGCCACGTCGTCACCAATGCGGCCGAGATCGCCAAGGCTCCCCGCCTCGAAGAGGAGGACATCGAGCCTTACACGATCGAGGAGGTACAGAGCCTCGTCGTCGAAGCGGCCAAGCTCCGCAACAGCGCCCGCTGGGTCGTCGCCCTGGCGCTCGGTCTCCGCCAAGGTGAAGCGCTCGGGCTCCACTGGGAAGACGTCGACCTGGCGGCGGGGTACGTCCGCATCCGTAAGAACCGGCTCCGCCCCAAGTACGCGCACGGCTGCGGTGCCAATCCGTGCGGCCGGAAAGCGGGCTACTGTCCCAACCGCGGGCAGACCCGGCGCGAGCACAAGTCCACCAAGTCCCGAGCCGGACGCCGAACCATCGGCCTGCCCGATCCACTGATCAAGATCCTCCGCCAGCACCAGGAAGCCCAGGAGCGGGAGCGGATCGCGGCCGGTGCCGACTGGGAGGGCAAGGGGTACGTCTTCGCCTCGCCGATCGGCGGCGCGCTGAGCCCGAACACCGACTTCCACACCTGGAAGCGGCTGCTCCGGGATGCCGGTGTCCGGAACGGCCGTCTCCATGACGCTCGCCACACCGCCGCGACCGTCCTCCTGATCCTCGGCGTCCCGGACGTCGTGATCGACTCGATCATGGGTTGGGAGCCTGGGGGAGCGGCCCGGATGCGCGCTCGGTACATGCACGTGACGGGGAGCATGCTTCGCAAGGTCGCACAGCAAGTTGGGGACGTGCTTGGGAGCCGCCGACGACCGACTGACAGTGCCTGTTCCTGA
- a CDS encoding DUF6234 family protein, protein MDLPVAPPAFDATTGSRQRRRVDRGADIAAGCGLVFLELIALAVIFGLWFLSGFNLDPEKTVTTDPLWGYLVAAGGVGVLAIAAVVTAAMGRRRRDGCHPSCYGHHDLLGRG, encoded by the coding sequence ATGGACTTACCCGTTGCCCCTCCGGCCTTCGATGCCACCACCGGCTCCAGGCAGCGGCGCCGTGTGGACCGGGGTGCCGACATCGCAGCCGGGTGCGGTCTCGTGTTCCTGGAGCTGATCGCCCTGGCGGTGATCTTCGGACTCTGGTTCCTGTCCGGTTTCAATCTCGACCCGGAGAAAACCGTCACGACCGATCCCTTGTGGGGCTATCTGGTCGCCGCCGGCGGAGTCGGAGTCCTCGCCATTGCGGCGGTCGTGACAGCCGCAATGGGTCGACGCCGTCGTGACGGTTGTCACCCAAGCTGTTATGGCCATCATGATCTTCTTGGGAGGGGGTGA
- a CDS encoding HD domain-containing protein — MSTLTEWAYPLAESLLAEPLPRRWKHSLGVAERARTIAPILGTDAELLEAAAVLHDIGYAPDLAKTGFHPLDGARYLRDVADADKRVVNLVAHHSCSWMEAEARGLREELEAEFPREGAELNDALCYCDMNTTPDGTPTNPVDRVNEIAGRYGPDSLIGTFIRRAEPEILASTSRVLERVAAAKRQPM, encoded by the coding sequence TTGTCGACGCTGACTGAGTGGGCCTATCCCCTGGCTGAGTCCCTGCTTGCAGAGCCGCTGCCGCGCCGCTGGAAGCACTCGCTGGGGGTCGCCGAGCGGGCGCGCACCATCGCGCCGATCCTGGGCACGGACGCGGAGCTGCTGGAGGCGGCTGCGGTCCTGCACGACATCGGATACGCGCCGGACCTCGCCAAGACCGGATTCCACCCGCTCGATGGGGCCCGCTACCTCCGGGATGTTGCTGACGCCGACAAGCGGGTCGTGAACCTCGTGGCTCACCATTCCTGTTCCTGGATGGAGGCAGAGGCCCGGGGGTTGCGTGAGGAACTGGAGGCCGAGTTCCCGCGGGAAGGTGCTGAGCTCAATGACGCGCTCTGCTACTGCGACATGAATACGACTCCGGACGGGACGCCCACCAATCCCGTAGACCGGGTCAACGAGATTGCTGGCCGCTACGGGCCGGACAGCCTCATCGGCACGTTCATTCGTCGTGCTGAACCCGAGATCCTCGCGAGCACGTCGCGTGTGCTCGAGCGGGTCGCCGCCGCGAAGCGTCAGCCGATGTAA
- a CDS encoding RelA/SpoT domain-containing protein yields the protein MKKWVVPENSNKRVQRASRTIGKGTGTPEEIREARDVLSNYRLAHAFPLNAVTVTVRQRALEVNPNAVVAERRKRLPTILDKLKRHPTMSVTTMQDLGGCRVVFDTVAEVDELISVLVDLPRSKNRVKKVYDYLRDDPGPRDSGYRGVHLVYEYGASKKEYHGLRIELQVRTLLQHAWATAVETMDLFSGSELKYGKGDADVLRFFALVGSLMAYEEGTTPVAGAEGTREEMAAELARLEANVGVLERLRGYAAIVGEHAKTDRRNTLTLELWRTEGQLTVTVHETLAAAEARITELEALDDEDLDAVLINIARISQLRDAYPNYFADTGRFTEFVEACLRNDV from the coding sequence ATGAAGAAGTGGGTGGTCCCTGAGAACTCGAACAAGCGCGTCCAACGCGCGAGCCGGACGATCGGTAAGGGGACGGGCACGCCCGAGGAGATCCGGGAGGCGCGGGACGTCCTGAGCAACTACCGTCTCGCCCACGCATTTCCTCTGAACGCGGTGACCGTGACCGTGCGGCAGCGAGCGCTCGAAGTGAACCCGAACGCCGTCGTGGCCGAGCGCCGGAAACGCCTGCCCACGATCCTGGACAAGCTGAAGCGCCACCCCACGATGAGCGTGACCACCATGCAGGACTTGGGGGGCTGCCGGGTGGTCTTCGACACCGTCGCCGAGGTGGACGAGTTGATCAGCGTCCTGGTGGACTTGCCACGGAGCAAGAATCGCGTGAAGAAGGTCTACGACTACCTACGTGATGACCCGGGGCCACGCGATTCTGGCTACCGGGGTGTTCATCTGGTGTACGAGTACGGAGCCTCGAAGAAGGAATACCACGGCCTGCGGATCGAGTTGCAGGTGCGCACGCTGCTCCAGCACGCCTGGGCGACCGCCGTCGAGACCATGGATTTGTTCTCGGGCAGCGAGCTGAAGTACGGGAAGGGCGATGCGGACGTGCTCAGGTTCTTCGCCCTGGTCGGCTCGCTCATGGCGTACGAGGAAGGCACCACCCCGGTAGCCGGCGCCGAGGGGACGCGGGAGGAGATGGCGGCCGAGTTGGCGCGCCTGGAGGCGAACGTCGGCGTTCTGGAGCGGCTACGGGGCTACGCGGCGATCGTGGGCGAGCACGCCAAGACGGACCGCCGGAACACCCTGACCCTCGAGCTCTGGCGGACCGAGGGACAGCTCACAGTGACGGTACACGAGACGCTGGCCGCCGCAGAGGCCCGGATCACCGAGTTGGAGGCATTGGACGACGAGGACCTGGACGCGGTGCTCATCAACATCGCCCGGATCAGCCAGCTGCGCGACGCGTACCCGAACTACTTCGCAGACACCGGCCGTTTCACCGAGTTCGTCGAGGCGTGCCTCAGAAACGACGTCTAA
- a CDS encoding FtsK/SpoIIIE domain-containing protein: MTDLATLVEVGGPVAALGGGAAYARANHPGLYWSTVGLPISTARLLSSYSSVMEACGLTVAPSRLRVLAVKATTRREVRPVPPRRGIVRPTSTGLRLRLRLAPGQEPADVAASTERLRHAWGVHAVYVTTIKPGVVELRLVGFDVLRKVRMPRTAAEGFLKVPVALREDATPFVRDYRTVPHCLTLGATLSGKSMYLRHLVAGLARQPVALVGIDCKRGVELAPFAPRLSALATDPEQAAELLPVLIGEMEDRYDLIKARQGIAPTTPDEEITSDIWGLPEHERPVPVVLFVDEVAELFLVATRKDEERRDEMVTQLIRLAQLGRAAGIYLEVCGQRFGAELGKGATMLRAQLTGRVCHRVNDEASAKMALGDIAPEAVSAACAIAAERPGLAVAGDTSGGWSRIRTPYLSLADAAETCHMTADLVPDLHALKPFRPDAPARPVESPAPVVKPRPVTD; this comes from the coding sequence ATGACCGACCTGGCAACGCTTGTGGAGGTGGGTGGTCCTGTCGCCGCGCTCGGCGGCGGGGCTGCCTACGCCCGGGCCAACCACCCCGGCCTCTACTGGTCCACGGTCGGCCTGCCGATATCCACGGCCCGGCTGCTCAGCTCGTACAGCTCGGTCATGGAAGCCTGCGGCCTGACGGTGGCGCCCTCCCGGCTGCGGGTTCTGGCGGTCAAGGCCACCACCCGACGGGAGGTCCGGCCCGTCCCGCCGCGTCGCGGAATCGTCCGCCCTACGTCGACCGGACTGCGGCTTCGTCTGCGGCTCGCCCCGGGCCAGGAACCCGCCGACGTCGCCGCCTCGACCGAACGGCTGCGGCACGCCTGGGGAGTTCACGCCGTCTACGTCACCACGATCAAGCCCGGTGTCGTCGAACTGCGGCTCGTCGGCTTCGACGTGCTGCGCAAGGTCCGCATGCCGCGCACAGCTGCGGAAGGGTTTCTGAAGGTCCCGGTGGCGCTGCGGGAGGACGCCACTCCCTTCGTACGGGACTACCGGACTGTGCCCCACTGCCTCACCCTCGGCGCGACGCTGTCGGGCAAGTCCATGTACCTGCGCCACCTCGTCGCCGGACTCGCCCGGCAGCCGGTCGCCCTGGTCGGTATTGACTGCAAGCGCGGTGTGGAGCTGGCGCCCTTCGCTCCGCGACTGTCGGCGCTGGCCACCGACCCCGAGCAGGCCGCCGAACTGCTGCCCGTGCTCATCGGTGAAATGGAGGACCGATATGACCTGATCAAGGCCCGGCAGGGCATCGCGCCGACCACTCCGGACGAGGAGATCACCTCCGACATCTGGGGTCTGCCCGAGCACGAACGCCCGGTGCCCGTCGTGCTGTTCGTGGATGAGGTGGCCGAACTGTTCCTCGTCGCCACGCGCAAGGACGAGGAGCGGCGGGACGAGATGGTCACCCAGCTCATCCGCCTCGCCCAGCTCGGCCGCGCGGCCGGCATCTACCTGGAGGTCTGCGGACAGCGCTTCGGCGCCGAACTGGGCAAGGGCGCCACCATGCTCAGGGCCCAACTCACCGGCCGGGTCTGCCACCGCGTCAACGACGAAGCCTCCGCCAAGATGGCACTCGGCGACATCGCCCCCGAAGCGGTCTCCGCCGCCTGCGCCATCGCTGCCGAGCGGCCCGGCCTCGCCGTTGCCGGTGACACCTCCGGCGGCTGGTCCCGCATCCGCACGCCGTACCTCTCCCTCGCCGACGCTGCCGAGACCTGCCACATGACTGCCGACCTGGTCCCGGACCTGCACGCGCTCAAGCCCTTCCGGCCCGACGCGCCCGCACGGCCGGTCGAGTCCCCGGCCCCGGTCGTCAAGCCGCGACCAGTCACCGACTGA
- a CDS encoding helix-turn-helix domain-containing protein translates to MSNERLRSALLASGMTVQKLAEEIDVNPKTVERWITKGKVPYRRHQYATAAALQVDVTTLWDDDRAVESAADLTKAEIVKVYPHRHTVPPNLWREMYARAERNLDALVYSGLFLSEDPVFLDLLKKKVEGSTQARILLGDPDCEAVRQRGIDEGHRIMDGKIRNALVNYRPLFTSHPEVGFRLHATTLYNSIYRSDDEMLVNPHVYGIGAYMAPVFHLRRLPGGGLFDTYANSIEQTWGGARQVTERDITGA, encoded by the coding sequence ATGTCCAACGAGCGTTTGCGCTCTGCCCTGTTGGCCAGCGGCATGACGGTTCAGAAGCTGGCCGAAGAGATCGACGTCAACCCGAAGACGGTCGAACGCTGGATCACGAAGGGGAAGGTCCCCTATCGCCGTCACCAGTACGCGACGGCCGCAGCGCTGCAGGTAGACGTCACGACGCTGTGGGACGACGACCGGGCTGTCGAAAGCGCGGCAGACCTGACGAAAGCCGAGATCGTCAAGGTCTACCCCCACCGGCACACCGTCCCGCCGAACCTGTGGCGTGAGATGTACGCACGGGCTGAGAGGAACCTCGACGCTCTCGTGTACTCAGGACTCTTCCTCTCCGAGGACCCCGTGTTCCTGGATCTCCTGAAGAAGAAGGTGGAGGGGAGCACGCAGGCCCGCATCCTGCTCGGGGACCCGGACTGTGAGGCCGTCCGACAGCGCGGCATAGATGAAGGTCATCGCATCATGGACGGCAAGATCCGGAACGCGCTGGTGAACTACCGGCCTCTGTTCACGAGCCATCCGGAAGTTGGCTTCCGGCTTCACGCAACGACCCTCTACAACTCGATATACCGGTCCGATGACGAGATGCTCGTGAACCCACACGTGTACGGCATCGGCGCCTACATGGCTCCGGTCTTCCACCTGCGACGGCTGCCAGGCGGCGGCCTGTTCGACACATATGCGAATAGCATCGAACAGACCTGGGGAGGCGCTCGCCAGGTCACAGAACGCGACATCACGGGAGCTTGA
- a CDS encoding GntR family transcriptional regulator produces MSEYKISRGVALRAFATLHKDGVAEPVPGGRWRVVRAGKRTDRRPLDERIADLIADERLEVGAAFPSASVLAERFGVSRPTVTKALDKLENAGVLASGGQGRVRTVRAMPIREERS; encoded by the coding sequence ATGAGCGAATACAAGATCTCGCGCGGGGTCGCTCTCCGCGCTTTCGCAACTCTGCACAAGGACGGTGTCGCCGAACCGGTGCCGGGTGGCCGTTGGCGTGTCGTACGGGCAGGCAAGCGGACCGACCGCCGGCCGCTGGACGAGCGCATCGCGGACCTCATCGCGGATGAGCGGCTGGAAGTCGGGGCAGCGTTCCCCAGCGCGTCGGTTCTGGCCGAGCGGTTCGGAGTCTCGCGCCCGACCGTGACCAAGGCTCTCGACAAGTTGGAGAACGCCGGCGTGCTCGCGAGTGGAGGGCAGGGCAGGGTGCGGACGGTCCGCGCCATGCCGATTCGAGAGGAGCGTTCCTAG
- a CDS encoding excisionase family DNA-binding protein, giving the protein MAESSSTVAVLEVADSSLVLLTVEEAARRLRIGRTTCFRLVLAGEIESVTVGRLRRVPADALPAYVAKLRHSPAAAA; this is encoded by the coding sequence GTGGCTGAGTCCAGTTCCACCGTCGCCGTCCTGGAGGTGGCCGACTCCTCCTTGGTGTTGCTGACCGTCGAAGAGGCGGCTCGGCGGCTCCGTATCGGGCGTACGACGTGCTTCCGGCTCGTCCTGGCCGGAGAGATCGAATCGGTGACGGTCGGGCGGCTGCGTCGGGTTCCCGCCGACGCTCTGCCCGCCTACGTGGCCAAGCTGCGGCACAGCCCCGCAGCAGCGGCCTGA
- a CDS encoding TetR family transcriptional regulator C-terminal domain-containing protein produces MPRQVDYEDRRRRIAEAVCTLIARSGMEAVSLRDVAAQADVSMGAVQRCFRTKEDMLLFALEHVSQHVSERANQRIATASAPQAASTLLSHTLAELALLNEESKTQAHVWLAFVTHAPASEKLSAVLRDTYAKLHDLIVWLIRYGQDTQEIPQHLDPTREAHTLLALADGLTVHVLAGHHSPEMARVILQRHIDHLLQRASSRR; encoded by the coding sequence GTGCCCAGGCAGGTCGACTACGAGGACCGACGCCGCCGGATCGCCGAGGCGGTCTGCACGCTGATCGCGCGTTCCGGCATGGAAGCCGTCAGCCTCCGCGACGTCGCCGCTCAGGCGGACGTGTCCATGGGCGCCGTCCAGCGGTGTTTCCGCACCAAGGAGGACATGCTGCTCTTCGCGCTGGAGCATGTCTCCCAACACGTCAGCGAACGCGCCAACCAGCGCATCGCCACAGCCTCCGCCCCTCAGGCCGCATCCACTCTGCTGTCACACACCCTGGCCGAACTAGCCTTGCTCAATGAGGAATCGAAGACGCAGGCGCACGTCTGGCTGGCCTTCGTCACCCACGCACCGGCCAGCGAGAAACTATCCGCCGTCCTGCGCGACACCTATGCCAAGCTCCACGACCTCATCGTGTGGCTCATCCGCTATGGCCAGGACACCCAGGAAATCCCGCAGCACCTCGACCCCACCCGCGAGGCCCACACTCTGCTCGCTTTGGCTGATGGCCTCACGGTCCACGTCCTTGCAGGCCACCACTCTCCGGAGATGGCGCGGGTTATCCTCCAACGCCACATCGACCACCTGCTGCAAAGAGCATCCAGCCGCAGATGA